In one Alistipes sp. ZOR0009 genomic region, the following are encoded:
- a CDS encoding sodium:proton antiporter, whose product MERILYGPLDGSSLSGFWALPFLGIILSIAIFPLVAPSLWSKHYGKISSVWALIIIVGIGISKGLGVTLHNLAQVMFEQFLPFIFLLLALFTITGGIKIRGSIKGTPKFNTLMLAVGAILASWLGTTGAAVLFIRPLLKANEHRHNKVHTILFFIFIVGNIGGSLTPVGNPPLLMGYISHIPFFWTLTHLFAPTLITTGIMLAVYYLIDLYFFKKQKSHMHEVDYSRLGIDGALNLLLLIFAIAAVVISSNDFGIAFTLFAVEVNWSEVFELVALGFLTWASIKVTAKDIRKYNNFTWHPIVEVGKIFTCIFIAMSPLIAILRAGESGAMASLIHSLTDAAGNPANGVYYWASGMLSAFLDSAPAYLVFFNIAAAPAEAAGMMPHMYMVEHIPTTLVAITMGASFMGALSYIGNAPNMMIKAIAEENGVKMPSFFGYMLWSFGIMVPLFLLMQWLFL is encoded by the coding sequence GTGGAAAGAATTCTTTATGGACCCTTAGATGGCTCCTCGCTTTCGGGGTTTTGGGCCTTGCCCTTTTTGGGGATAATCCTATCAATTGCAATTTTCCCTTTAGTTGCTCCTAGCTTATGGTCGAAACACTACGGTAAGATTAGCTCTGTTTGGGCGCTAATTATTATTGTGGGGATTGGTATTAGCAAAGGCTTGGGAGTGACGCTTCATAACCTTGCACAGGTTATGTTTGAGCAGTTTTTGCCCTTTATTTTTCTTTTGCTGGCGCTCTTTACCATTACGGGGGGCATTAAAATTAGGGGATCTATAAAGGGAACCCCCAAATTTAACACTCTTATGCTTGCGGTTGGTGCCATTTTGGCGAGCTGGTTGGGAACAACTGGAGCTGCGGTTCTTTTTATTCGTCCGTTGCTGAAGGCAAACGAGCACAGGCATAACAAGGTGCATACCATCCTTTTCTTCATCTTTATTGTGGGAAATATTGGCGGTTCCTTAACGCCTGTTGGAAATCCACCTTTGCTAATGGGGTATATTAGCCACATTCCCTTCTTTTGGACGTTAACCCACCTGTTTGCACCGACTCTAATAACTACGGGGATCATGCTGGCTGTATACTACCTGATTGATCTTTATTTCTTTAAAAAGCAAAAAAGCCATATGCATGAGGTGGATTACTCGCGGTTGGGGATTGATGGAGCGTTGAACCTGCTACTTCTAATTTTTGCTATTGCTGCTGTAGTTATTTCGAGCAACGATTTTGGAATTGCCTTTACGTTATTTGCTGTGGAGGTTAACTGGAGCGAGGTGTTTGAGCTTGTTGCGCTAGGCTTCCTAACGTGGGCTTCGATAAAGGTGACCGCTAAAGATATTCGGAAGTACAATAACTTTACTTGGCATCCTATTGTTGAGGTGGGAAAGATATTTACCTGCATATTTATAGCCATGTCTCCATTAATTGCCATTCTTAGAGCGGGAGAGTCTGGCGCTATGGCCAGCTTGATTCATAGCTTAACTGATGCGGCTGGTAATCCGGCCAATGGAGTTTACTATTGGGCTTCGGGGATGCTTTCTGCCTTTTTGGATAGCGCTCCTGCCTACCTCGTTTTCTTCAATATTGCTGCAGCGCCAGCCGAGGCTGCGGGTATGATGCCCCATATGTATATGGTGGAGCATATTCCAACGACCCTTGTGGCTATAACCATGGGTGCTTCGTTTATGGGCGCTTTGAGCTACATTGGCAACGCGCCTAACATGATGATTAAGGCTATTGCGGAGGAGAATGGGGTTAAGATGCCATCATTCTTTGGATATATGCTATGGTCTTTTGGGATTATGGTTCCGCTGTTCTTGCTTATGCAGTGGCTATTCTTGTAG